In one Dama dama isolate Ldn47 chromosome 5, ASM3311817v1, whole genome shotgun sequence genomic region, the following are encoded:
- the CCR7 gene encoding C-C chemokine receptor type 7: MDLGKPMKNVLVVALLVIFQVCLCQDEVTDDYIGDNTTVDYTLYESVCFKKDVRNFKAWFLPIMYSIICFVGLLGNGLVMLTYIYFKRLKTMTDTYLLNLALADILFLLTLPFWAYSAAKSWVFGVHVCKLIFGIYKVSFFSGMLLLLCISIDRYVAIVQAVSAHRHRARVLLISKLSCLGIWMLAMVLSTPELMYSGIQKSSSEQALRCSLVPEHVEALITIQVAQMVVGFLIPLMAMSFCYLVIIRTLLQARNFERNKAIKVIIAVVVVFVAFQLPYNGVVLAQTVANFNITSGTSCELSKQLNIAYDVTYSLACVRCCVNPFLYAFIGVKFRSDLFKLFKDLGCLSQERLRQWSSCRHTRRSSMSVEAETTTTFSP, from the exons GGAAGCCAATGAAGAACGTGTTGGTGGTGGCCCTCCTCGTCATTTTCCAG GTGTGCCTCTGCCAGGATGAGGTCACGGACGATTACATCGGAGACAACACCACGGTGGACTACACGCTGTACGAGTCTGTGTGCTTCAAGAAGGACGTGCGGAACTTCAAAGCCTGGTTCCTGCCGATCATGTACTCCATCATCTGCTTCGTGGGCCTGCTGGGCAACGGGCTGGTCATGCTGACCTACATCTATTTCAAGAGGCTCAAGACCATGACTGACACGTACCTGCTCAACCTGGCCCTGGCGGACATTCTCTTCCTTCTCACCCTCCCCTTCTGGGCCTACAGCGCGGCCAAGTCCTGGGTCTTTGGGGTCCACGTTTGCAAGCTCATCTTTGGCATCTACAAGGTAAGCTTCTTCAGCGGCATGCTCCTGCTGCTATGCATCAGCATTGACCGCTACGTCGCCATCGTCCAGGCCGTCTCGGCCCACCGCCACCGTGCCCGCGTCCTCCTTATCAGCAAGCTCTCCTGCCTGGGCATCTGGATGCTGGCCATGGTGCTCTCCACCCCAGAGCTGATGTACAGCGGGATCCAGAAGAGCAGCAGCGAGCAGGCACTGCGGTGCTCCCTTGTCCCTGAGCACGTGGAGGCCTTGATCACCATCCAGGTGGCCCAGATGGTGGTAGGCTTCCTGATCCCCCTGATGGCCATGAGCTTCTGCTACCTCGTCATCATCCGCACCCTGCTCCAGGCACGCAACTTTGAGCGCAACAAGGCCATCAAGGTGATCATCGCCGTGGTCGTGGTCTTTGTAGCCTTCCAACTGCCCTACAACGGGGTGGTTCTGGCCCAGACGGTGGCCAACTTCAACATCACCAGCGGCACCAGCTGCGAGCTCAGCAAGCAACTCAACATCGCCTACGATGTCACCTACAGCCTGGCCTGCGTCCGCTGCTGTGTCAACCCTTTCTTGTACGCCTTCATCGGCGTCAAGTTCCGCAGcgacctcttcaagctcttcaaggaCCTGGGGTGCCTCAGCCAGGAGCGGCTGCGGCAGTGGTCTTCCTGCCGACACACCCGGCGGTCCTCCATGAGTGTGGAGGCTGAGACCACCACCACCTTCTCCCCATAG